The following are encoded together in the Citrus sinensis cultivar Valencia sweet orange chromosome 1, DVS_A1.0, whole genome shotgun sequence genome:
- the LOC102609439 gene encoding actin-related protein 2/3 complex subunit 2B isoform X3 — protein sequence MACFERASPSLKKILLQLYRADKPIEIDHHLHEFGSVEYHVQSSLSDPQHAYLSISTPLLSQGDLLSYGLSHYSMEMVKAISLDVVEIVQPAKEGYQLTLRLNLSKIPCGKDSMKVISEISMVQATILSSQLKEMLWTVNSEDTFQGMCKPIKLVYHPREPFYVIKQPLKIAAVFPMRFKEHSDVIIATAFLQELTDVGSSKKWAKVPPCCWAPIPPPELRGEPFEDLSTNGGFVTFDIYPRHIEGKRLDKTVWSLLNFYAYVKYHVKCTKGFIQRRMRKRLESLVEVLNHTLDIKVKGLCRGRT from the exons TTGCATGAATTTGGGTCTGTGGAATACCATGTTCAG TCTTCACTGTCAGATCCGCAGCATGCCTACTTGTCAATATCAACCCCACTACTGTCCCAAGGAGACTTGCTATCATATGGGCTTTCACATTACAGTATGGAGATGGTAAAGGCAATTTCTTTAGATGTTGTGGAGATTGTTCAACCTGCTAAAGAGGGATACCAGCTTACTCTAAGACTCAACTTATCTAAGATTCCATGTGGTAAAG ACTCTATGAAGGTAATCTCAGAAATTTCTATGGTGCAAGCAACAATACTAAGTTCTCAGCTGAAAGAAATGTTGTGGACTGTCAACTCTGAGGATACTTTTCAAGGGATGTGCAAACCAATCAAGCTAGTCTATCACCCGAGAGAGCCATTTTATGTCATCAAACAG CCACTAAAAATCGCTGCAGTATTCCCAATGCGTTTCAAAGAACATTCAGATGTGATTATTGCAACAGCTTTTTTGCAG GAGCTTACGGATGTGGGCAGCTCAAAAAAATGGGCCAAAGTACCTCCATGCTGCTGGGCACCAATTCCTCCTCCAGAATTGAGAGGGGAACCATTCGAAGATTTGAGCACGAATGGAGGATTTGTCACATTTG ACATTTACCCGCGACACATTGAAGGTAAAAGACTAGACAAGACTGTATGGAGTCTACTAAACTTCTATGCCTATGTAAAATACCACGTAAAG TGCACGAAAGGTTTCATACAGAGAAGGATGAGAAAGCGATTGGAAAGTTTGGTTGAGGTACTGAATCACACCTTAGACATCAAAGTAAAAGG ACTCTGCAGGGGCCGAACTTAG
- the LOC102609439 gene encoding actin-related protein 2/3 complex subunit 2B isoform X1, which produces MACFERASPSLKKILLQLYRADKPIEIDHHLHEFGSVEYHVQSSLSDPQHAYLSISTPLLSQGDLLSYGLSHYSMEMVKAISLDVVEIVQPAKEGYQLTLRLNLSKIPCGKDSMKVISEISMVQATILSSQLKEMLWTVNSEDTFQGMCKPIKLVYHPREPFYVIKQPLKIAAVFPMRFKEHSDVIIATAFLQELTDVGSSKKWAKVPPCCWAPIPPPELRGEPFEDLSTNGGFVTFDIYPRHIEGKRLDKTVWSLLNFYAYVKYHVKCTKGFIQRRMRKRLESLVETLQGPNLGEDEQTEKVQGNARCSCVGKSVRLPKFKMLKRKYGDFTRKIKKLRFRIKIHGFRRFRQRWLTIPKFSSSMGYTKLD; this is translated from the exons TTGCATGAATTTGGGTCTGTGGAATACCATGTTCAG TCTTCACTGTCAGATCCGCAGCATGCCTACTTGTCAATATCAACCCCACTACTGTCCCAAGGAGACTTGCTATCATATGGGCTTTCACATTACAGTATGGAGATGGTAAAGGCAATTTCTTTAGATGTTGTGGAGATTGTTCAACCTGCTAAAGAGGGATACCAGCTTACTCTAAGACTCAACTTATCTAAGATTCCATGTGGTAAAG ACTCTATGAAGGTAATCTCAGAAATTTCTATGGTGCAAGCAACAATACTAAGTTCTCAGCTGAAAGAAATGTTGTGGACTGTCAACTCTGAGGATACTTTTCAAGGGATGTGCAAACCAATCAAGCTAGTCTATCACCCGAGAGAGCCATTTTATGTCATCAAACAG CCACTAAAAATCGCTGCAGTATTCCCAATGCGTTTCAAAGAACATTCAGATGTGATTATTGCAACAGCTTTTTTGCAG GAGCTTACGGATGTGGGCAGCTCAAAAAAATGGGCCAAAGTACCTCCATGCTGCTGGGCACCAATTCCTCCTCCAGAATTGAGAGGGGAACCATTCGAAGATTTGAGCACGAATGGAGGATTTGTCACATTTG ACATTTACCCGCGACACATTGAAGGTAAAAGACTAGACAAGACTGTATGGAGTCTACTAAACTTCTATGCCTATGTAAAATACCACGTAAAG TGCACGAAAGGTTTCATACAGAGAAGGATGAGAAAGCGATTGGAAAGTTTGGTTGAG ACTCTGCAGGGGCCGAACTTAGGAGAAGATGAACAAACTGAAAAGGTTCAAG GGAATGCACGATGCAGTTGTGTGGGAAAATCAGTCCGGTTACCGAAATTTAAAATGCTGAAACGAAAATATGGTGATTTTACTAGGAAGATCAAGAAACTCCGCTTCCGAATTAAAATCCATGGATTTAGGCGTTTCCGTCAAAGATGGTTGACAATACCAAAGTTCTCTTCTTCAATGGGATATACCAAATTGGATTGA
- the LOC102609439 gene encoding actin-related protein 2/3 complex subunit 2B isoform X2, which yields MACFERASPSLKKILLQLYRADKPIEIDHHLHEFGSVEYHVQSSLSDPQHAYLSISTPLLSQGDLLSYGLSHYSMEMVKAISLDVVEIVQPAKEGYQLTLRLNLSKIPCGKDSMKVISEISMVQATILSSQLKEMLWTVNSEDTFQGMCKPIKLVYHPREPFYVIKQPLKIAAVFPMRFKEHSDVIIATAFLQELTDVGSSKKWAKVPPCCWAPIPPPELRGEPFEDLSTNGGFVTFDIYPRHIEGKRLDKTVWSLLNFYAYVKYHVKTLQGPNLGEDEQTEKVQGNARCSCVGKSVRLPKFKMLKRKYGDFTRKIKKLRFRIKIHGFRRFRQRWLTIPKFSSSMGYTKLD from the exons TTGCATGAATTTGGGTCTGTGGAATACCATGTTCAG TCTTCACTGTCAGATCCGCAGCATGCCTACTTGTCAATATCAACCCCACTACTGTCCCAAGGAGACTTGCTATCATATGGGCTTTCACATTACAGTATGGAGATGGTAAAGGCAATTTCTTTAGATGTTGTGGAGATTGTTCAACCTGCTAAAGAGGGATACCAGCTTACTCTAAGACTCAACTTATCTAAGATTCCATGTGGTAAAG ACTCTATGAAGGTAATCTCAGAAATTTCTATGGTGCAAGCAACAATACTAAGTTCTCAGCTGAAAGAAATGTTGTGGACTGTCAACTCTGAGGATACTTTTCAAGGGATGTGCAAACCAATCAAGCTAGTCTATCACCCGAGAGAGCCATTTTATGTCATCAAACAG CCACTAAAAATCGCTGCAGTATTCCCAATGCGTTTCAAAGAACATTCAGATGTGATTATTGCAACAGCTTTTTTGCAG GAGCTTACGGATGTGGGCAGCTCAAAAAAATGGGCCAAAGTACCTCCATGCTGCTGGGCACCAATTCCTCCTCCAGAATTGAGAGGGGAACCATTCGAAGATTTGAGCACGAATGGAGGATTTGTCACATTTG ACATTTACCCGCGACACATTGAAGGTAAAAGACTAGACAAGACTGTATGGAGTCTACTAAACTTCTATGCCTATGTAAAATACCACGTAAAG ACTCTGCAGGGGCCGAACTTAGGAGAAGATGAACAAACTGAAAAGGTTCAAG GGAATGCACGATGCAGTTGTGTGGGAAAATCAGTCCGGTTACCGAAATTTAAAATGCTGAAACGAAAATATGGTGATTTTACTAGGAAGATCAAGAAACTCCGCTTCCGAATTAAAATCCATGGATTTAGGCGTTTCCGTCAAAGATGGTTGACAATACCAAAGTTCTCTTCTTCAATGGGATATACCAAATTGGATTGA
- the LOC127903663 gene encoding uncharacterized protein LOC127903663, translated as MASLATNFTAFLFLFPVGLRRLLFSSSLYLKNPSLYRSKPWFFSDQRFKNLDLYFLIISLPIASFSEFFFFLTFSGHPTYKYSFFSQSFSLFIFWALILVIIFRECYDTFLVNESFVYVLAGFSFLIEYTVIGKGVVGLGGVVYDLLCDLTLVCAFACLVLAIRPTAFFAEFFLSCGLIFKGSWLLQAGFSLYTDAFAFKGCHKISLSVAKGNVDVKCDLQEDGFRGISLINLLFVVHAMGVLFGSFVLFAFLSRNRNSRYSEASGPLLAQLESDSTLTRPVPEFELE; from the coding sequence atggCATCACTGGCAACAAATTTCACAGcattcctcttcctcttcccAGTAGGCCTACGCCGTCTCCTTTTCTCCTCCTCTCTCTATCTCAAAAACCCTTCTCTTTACCGATCAAAACCTTGGTTTTTCTCTGACCAACGCTTCAAAAATCTTGATCTTTATTTCCTCATCATCTCTCTCCCCATTGCCTCTTTCAGCgagttcttcttcttcctgaCCTTCTCCGGCCACCCAACTTACAAATATTCATTCTTTTCACAGTCATTTTCCCTTTTCATCTTCTGGGCACTCATTCTTGTCATTATTTTCCGTGAATGTTATGACACTTTCCTTGTTAACGAGAGTTTTGTTTACGTTCTTGCTGGGTTTTCCTTTCTCATTGAATATACAGTGATTGGTAAAGGGGTTGTGGGTCTTGGTGGAGTGGTTTATGATCTTTTATGTGATTTGACCCTTGTCTGTGCTTTTGCTTGCTTGGTTTTGGCAATTAGGCCTACTGCTTTCTTTGCTGAGTTTTTCTTGTCTTGTGGGTTGATCTTTAAAGGTTCTTGGTTGTTGCAAGCTGGGTTTTCTTTGTACACTGATGCTTTTGCATTTAAAGGGTGTCATAAGATTTCTTTATCTGTGGCCAAAGGAAATGTTGATGTTAAGTGTGATCTTCAGGAGGATGGTTTTAGGGGAATTTCATTGATCAATCTGTTGTTTGTTGTTCACGCAATGGGGGTGCTTTTTGGGAGCTTTGTGTTATTTGCATTCTTGTCAAGAAATAGGAATTCCAGGTATAGTGAGGCAAGTGGCCCGTTGCTAGCACAGCTTGAATCTGATAGCACGTTGACGCGCCCTGTTCCTGAATTTGAACTGGAATga